A section of the Acanthochromis polyacanthus isolate Apoly-LR-REF ecotype Palm Island chromosome 13, KAUST_Apoly_ChrSc, whole genome shotgun sequence genome encodes:
- the LOC110966863 gene encoding multidrug and toxin extrusion protein 1-like isoform X1 → MEESNEKPFCSRWARRRVPAAHREELVHILRMTGPLLLSRILNYLLPFVVTMFCGRLGNNVMAGYGLASASINVTTAATGYGLILACDTLVSQTFGGKNLLRVGVILQRGVIILLLFCLPCWGLLINAQVILLCVGQDPEVARIAQLYITAYIPAVPAMFLHHLQVSYLQNQGIILPQMYAAALANIANVLTNYTFLYCLDLGVRGSAAANALSQIYISTFLFAFIWWKKLHVTTWGGWSVESLQEWGSFMKLAIPSTLMKCFEWWVYELGGFFAGMLSEDELAAQHAVIMVAFITYMFPLGIQAAACARVGNALGAGDRARAILTAKVALTLAGSIAVVEGIVLGSSKTVIGFIFTSDEKIIGLVSHLMNAYCFLQFFDALVGVCTGIFLGTGKQKIPAVANFIGYYCIGLSLSITLMFVAKLRVFGFWLGLLVCVILQSTLYIIVIFNLNWERMTEEAVKRAQKNTHVALLRTAALSDEAGSITADQTGSNGSSADGYMAVSTECCDGPAEPQGGVQQLKGGRLSTTQLILRRGLTMFTAVSLLAVGATVHFLVPLPETPSANFTTDWINSTKTPDHIFSTVLIPTEESE, encoded by the exons ATGGAAGAGTCTAATGAAAAACCTTTCTGCAGCAGGTGGGCCCGCCGCAGGGTTCCTGCAGCACACCGGGAGGAGCTGGTCCACATCCTGAGGATGACTGGGCCTCTG CTGCTCTCTCGAATCCTCAATTACCTGCTTCCATTTGTGGTTACAATGTTCTGCGGGCGTCTGGGGAACAATGTGATGGCCGGTTATGGATTAGCTTCTGCT AGCATTAATGTTACCACTGCAGCTACAGGATACGGTCTGATACTGGCATGTGATACCTTGGTGTCTCAG ACATTCGGTGGTAAGAACTTACTGCGGGTGGGAGTGATCCTTCAGCGGGGCGTCATCATCCTGCTGTTATTCTGTCTGCCCTGCTGGGGTCTCCTCATTAACGCCCAGGTCATCCTGCTGTGTGTGGGCCAGGACCCAGAGGTGGCCAG AATAGCGCAGTTGTACATCACAGCCTACATTCCTGCCGTACCA GccatgtttctccatcatcTTCAGGTGTCTTACCTGCAGAACCAG ggTATAATTCTGCCACAAATGTATGCTGCTGCTTTGGCAAATATTGCAAACGTGTTGACAAACTACACCTTTCTTTACTGTCTGGATCTGGGTGTGCG TGGGTCTGCAGCAGCCAACGCTCTGTCTCAGATTTACATCTCTACGTTTCTGTTTGCCTTCATTTGGTGGAAGAAGCTGCATGTGACAACATGGGGAG GCTGGTCTGTAGAGTCGCTGCAGGAGTGGGGCTCCTTCATGAAGCTGGCCATTCCCAGCACATTaatgaagtgctttgagtggTGGGTTTATGAGTTGGGTGGATTCTTTGCAG GAATGCTGAGTGAGGATGAGCTGGCAGCCCAACATGCTGTGATAATGGTGGCTTTCATAACCTACATG TTCCCTCTCGGTATCCAAGCTGCAGCATGTGCCCGGGTGGGTAACGCTCTGGGTGCAGGAGATCGTGCCAGGGCCATCCTTACCGCCAAGGTGGCCCTCACTCTTGCAG GTAGCATTGCGGTTGTTGAAGGTATTGTGCTCGGCTCCAGTAAAACAGTGATTGGCTTCATCTTCACCTCTGATGA GAAGATCATAGGTTTGGTGTCACACTTGATGAATGCTTACTGTTTCCTTCAGTTCTTTGATGCTCTTGTG GGTGTGTGCACAGGCATCTTCTTGGGCACGGGCAAACAGAAGATCCCAGCTGTTGCTAATTTCATTGGCTACTACTGCATAGGACTTTCACTGAGCATCACTTTAATGTTTGTTGCAAAACTAAGAGTTTTCG gttTCTGGCTGGGGCtgctcgtttgtgtcattttacaatCCACCTTATACATCATTGTCATCTTCAACCTGAACTGGGAGAGAATGACAGAGGAG GCTGTGAAACGAGCTCAGAAAAACACTCATGTGGCATTATTAAGAACTGCAGCTCTGTCAGATGAAGCGGGTAGCATCACTGCTGACCAGACAGGAAGTAATGGGAGT TCGGCGGATGGCTACATGGCTGTGAGTACTGAGTGCTGTGATGGGCCTGCTGAGCCTCAGGGTGGAGTCCAGCAGCTGAAGGGTGGTCGTCTCTCCACCACCCAGCTGATCCTCCGCCGAGGCCTCACCATGTTTACGGCAGTTTCACTTCTCGCTGTGGGAGCCACCGTTCACTTTCTTGTGCCCCTACCGGAGACCCCGTCTGCAAACTTTACTACAGACTGGATCAACAGTACAAAAACCCCTGATCACATTTTCTCCACTGTGCTGATCCCGACAGAAGAGTCAGAGTGA
- the LOC110966863 gene encoding multidrug and toxin extrusion protein 1-like isoform X2: MEESNEKPFCSRWARRRVPAAHREELVHILRMTGPLLLSRILNYLLPFVVTMFCGRLGNNVMAGYGLASASINVTTAATGYGLILACDTLVSQTFGGKNLLRVGVILQRGVIILLLFCLPCWGLLINAQVILLCVGQDPEVARIAQLYITAYIPAVPAMFLHHLQVSYLQNQGIILPQMYAAALANIANVLTNYTFLYCLDLGVRGSAAANALSQIYISTFLFAFIWWKKLHVTTWGGWSVESLQEWGSFMKLAIPSTLMKCFEWWVYELGGFFAGMLSEDELAAQHAVIMVAFITYMFPLGIQAAACARVGNALGAGDRARAILTAKVALTLAGSIAVVEGIVLGSSKTVIGFIFTSDEKIIGLVSHLMNAYCFLQFFDALVGVCTGIFLGTGKQKIPAVANFIGYYCIGLSLSITLMFVAKLRVFGFWLGLLVCVILQSTLYIIVIFNLNWERMTEEAVKRAQKNTHVALLRTAALSDEAGSITADQTGSNGSSADGYMAVSTECCDGPAEPQGGVQQLKGGRVSTTQLILRRGLTMLTAVSFLAVGATVHFLVPKPETPSANFTTDWINSTKSPDHIFSTVLLPTEESE; this comes from the exons ATGGAAGAGTCTAATGAAAAACCTTTCTGCAGCAGGTGGGCCCGCCGCAGGGTTCCTGCAGCACACCGGGAGGAGCTGGTCCACATCCTGAGGATGACTGGGCCTCTG CTGCTCTCTCGAATCCTCAATTACCTGCTTCCATTTGTGGTTACAATGTTCTGCGGGCGTCTGGGGAACAATGTGATGGCCGGTTATGGATTAGCTTCTGCT AGCATTAATGTTACCACTGCAGCTACAGGATACGGTCTGATACTGGCATGTGATACCTTGGTGTCTCAG ACATTCGGTGGTAAGAACTTACTGCGGGTGGGAGTGATCCTTCAGCGGGGCGTCATCATCCTGCTGTTATTCTGTCTGCCCTGCTGGGGTCTCCTCATTAACGCCCAGGTCATCCTGCTGTGTGTGGGCCAGGACCCAGAGGTGGCCAG AATAGCGCAGTTGTACATCACAGCCTACATTCCTGCCGTACCA GccatgtttctccatcatcTTCAGGTGTCTTACCTGCAGAACCAG ggTATAATTCTGCCACAAATGTATGCTGCTGCTTTGGCAAATATTGCAAACGTGTTGACAAACTACACCTTTCTTTACTGTCTGGATCTGGGTGTGCG TGGGTCTGCAGCAGCCAACGCTCTGTCTCAGATTTACATCTCTACGTTTCTGTTTGCCTTCATTTGGTGGAAGAAGCTGCATGTGACAACATGGGGAG GCTGGTCTGTAGAGTCGCTGCAGGAGTGGGGCTCCTTCATGAAGCTGGCCATTCCCAGCACATTaatgaagtgctttgagtggTGGGTTTATGAGTTGGGTGGATTCTTTGCAG GAATGCTGAGTGAGGATGAGCTGGCAGCCCAACATGCTGTGATAATGGTGGCTTTCATAACCTACATG TTCCCTCTCGGTATCCAAGCTGCAGCATGTGCCCGGGTGGGTAACGCTCTGGGTGCAGGAGATCGTGCCAGGGCCATCCTTACCGCCAAGGTGGCCCTCACTCTTGCAG GTAGCATTGCGGTTGTTGAAGGTATTGTGCTCGGCTCCAGTAAAACAGTGATTGGCTTCATCTTCACCTCTGATGA GAAGATCATAGGTTTGGTGTCACACTTGATGAATGCTTACTGTTTCCTTCAGTTCTTTGATGCTCTTGTG GGTGTGTGCACAGGCATCTTCTTGGGCACGGGCAAACAGAAGATCCCAGCTGTTGCTAATTTCATTGGCTACTACTGCATAGGACTTTCACTGAGCATCACTTTAATGTTTGTTGCAAAACTAAGAGTTTTCG gttTCTGGCTGGGGCtgctcgtttgtgtcattttacaatCCACCTTATACATCATTGTCATCTTCAACCTGAACTGGGAGAGAATGACAGAGGAG GCTGTGAAACGAGCTCAGAAAAACACTCATGTGGCATTATTAAGAACTGCAGCTCTGTCAGATGAAGCGGGTAGCATCACTGCTGACCAGACAGGAAGTAATGGGAGT TCGGCGGATGGCTACATGGCTGTGAGTACTGAGTGCTGTGATGGGCCTGCTGAGCCTCAGGGTGGAGTCCAGCAGCTGAAGGGTGGTCGTGTCTCCACCACCCAGCTGATCCTCCGCCGAGGCCTCACCATGTTAACGGCAGTTTCATTTCTCGCTGTGGGAGCCACCGTTCACTTTCTTGTGCCGAAACCGGAGACCCCGTCTGCAAACTTTACTACCGACTGGATCAACAGTACAAAAAGCCCTGATCACATTTTCTCCACTGTGCTGCTCCCGACAGAAGAGTCAGAGTGA
- the LOC110966860 gene encoding multidrug and toxin extrusion protein 1-like, with protein MDGYAQSAPLSSWKECFMLKWIRMLIPVGFKSEVLELSKLAGPVILSNLLDFAVSFVSTVFCGHLGKTELAGVTLAIAVINVTGISIGFGLASACDTLVSQTYGSGNLMRVGVIMQRAILILLLACFPCWAILVNTEPLLLAVRQEPDVAKMSQMYVKIFMPALPAAFMYSLETRFLQCQGIIWPQIISGVVVNLLNALINYIVIYVLHMGVAGSALANTISHFALAGFLYIYIMVKGLHKATWGGWSKECLQDWGSYYRLAIPGMVMLCAEWWMYEIGGFLAGLISEVELGAQAVVFELSNIAYMFPLGFSIAGSVRVGNALGAGDTQQAKLSAKLSIFCAVSVCVCLSILIGSLKDHIAYVFTYDEEITKRVADVMSFYAPFILLYASSASSGGVIRGAGKQRVGAICYFLGYYGVGLPLGVSLMFAVKMGIKGLWTGLFTCASLQCAFLIFYLVRLNWRKVTVEAQIRAGVHKSTTADGSQPGEREDSEGPIDTLDLVDDAEEPDVKTATVQLPYRTVILRRGLVLAAMLFILAVGIILNLIVSNFVT; from the exons ATGGATGGTTACGCACAGAGCGCACCTCTCTCCTCGTGGAAAGAGTGTTTTATGTTGAAATGGATCCGCATGTTGATCCCTGTCGGCTTCAAGAGCGAAGTCCTCGAGTTGTCAAAACTGGCTGGACCGGTG ATTCTCTCCAACTTATTGGATTTTGCTGTGAGTTTTGTCAGCactgttttctgtggtcatCTTGGGAAGACGGAGCTGGCAGGAGTTACTTTAGCCATTGCA GTCATTAACGTCACAGGTATATCTATTGGCTTTGGCTTGGCGTCAGCATGTGATACTCTGGTTTCTCAG ACCTATGGGAGTGGAAACCTCATGAGAGTTGGAGTCATTATGCAGCGAGCGATCCTCATTTTGCTGCTGGCGTGTTTCCCCTGCTGGGCGATCCTCGTCAACACAGAGCCCCTTCTGTTGGCTGTCAGACAAGAACCAGATGTGGCCAA GATGTCTCAGATGTATGTGAAGATCTTCATGCCAGCACTTCCT GCTGCATTCATGTATTCATTAGAAACAAGATTTCTGCAATGCCAG GGAATCATATGGCCACAGATAATCTCAGGTGTTGTGGTGAATCTTCTCAATGCTCTCATCAACTACATTGTCATCTACGTACTGCACATGGGAGTGGC agGTTCTGCTCTAGCTAACACCATTTCTCACTTCGCCTTGGCTGgatttctttatatttatatcATGGTGAAAGGTCTTCATAAGGCCACCTGGGGAG GCTGGTCTAAAGAGTGCCTCCAGGACTGGGGCTCATACTACCGCTTGGCTATCCCCGGTATGGTCATGCTGTGTGCCGAGTGGTGGATGTATGAGATTGGAGGTTTTCTAGCAG GCCTAATAAGTGAGGTGGAACTCGGAGCTCAAGCGGTTGTATTCGAACTGTCAAATATTGCGTACATG TTTCCTTTGGGTTTCAGTATAGCAGGCAGTGTAAGAGTTGGAAACGCACTAGGAGCTGGAGACACACAGCAGGCCAAGCTGTCTGCTAAACTTTCAATTTTCTGTGCAG tgtcggtgtgtgtatgtttgtcgATCCTTATTGGGAGCCTGAAGGACCATATCGCTTATGTCTTTACATATGATGA AGAAATCACCAAAAGGGTTGCTGATGTCATGTCCTTTTATGCTCCGTTTATCCTTTTGTATGCATCAAGT GCTTCCTCGGGTGGTGTTATACGAGGAGCAGGTAAACAGAGAGTTGGAGCAATTTGCTACTTTCTGGGATATTATGGTGTTGGTCTTCCTCTTGGAGTGTCACTGATGTTTGCAGTTAAAATGGGAATCAAGG gTCTGTGGACTGGTTTGTTCACCTGTGCTTCACTGCAATGCGCATTCCTGATTTTCTATCTGGTCAGACTGAACTGGAGGAAAGTTACAGTCGAG gcTCAGATCAGAGCAGGAGTGCACAAGAGCACCACAGCTGATG GTTCCCAGCCAGGTGAACGAGAGGACTCCGAGGGCCCGATAGACACCTTAGACTTGGTTGACGATGCTGAGGAACCCGACGTTAAAACAGCGACTGTACAACTCCCTTACAGGACCGTGATTCTGCGTAGAGGCCTCGTTCTGGCTGCCATGCTCTTCATCTTGGCTGTCGGAATCATTTTAAACTTAATAGTCTCTAACTTTGTTACATGA